The following proteins come from a genomic window of Gimesia chilikensis:
- a CDS encoding xanthan lyase, whose product MKPTSILANLLACLSISQTHLHSSEPTPQLKPHPEAVANTHAPGEVDKPELVPFIVPDPTKLKGIVVDETQARLVGTWQYSTHTPPYVGLGYLHDQKKGKGEKAVIFTPDLPKSGRYEVRMSHCYNIRRSTNTPVTIHHAAGEKTIRINQQQIPPHNKLFRTLGTYHFVKGKSGWVKISNAGTDGKYVIADAVQFIYVGE is encoded by the coding sequence ATGAAACCCACAAGCATTCTCGCGAACCTGCTGGCCTGCCTCTCGATTTCACAAACACACCTCCATTCCAGCGAACCCACGCCCCAACTCAAACCCCACCCCGAAGCAGTCGCCAACACCCACGCTCCCGGCGAAGTCGATAAACCTGAACTCGTCCCCTTCATCGTGCCCGATCCCACAAAACTGAAAGGCATCGTCGTCGATGAAACCCAGGCCAGGCTCGTCGGCACCTGGCAGTATTCCACGCACACGCCCCCCTACGTTGGTCTCGGCTATCTGCACGATCAGAAAAAAGGGAAGGGGGAGAAAGCGGTCATCTTCACTCCCGATCTGCCTAAGTCCGGCCGCTACGAAGTCCGGATGTCGCACTGCTACAACATCCGCAGATCCACCAACACCCCGGTCACGATCCACCACGCCGCCGGCGAAAAAACAATCCGCATCAACCAGCAGCAGATCCCCCCGCACAACAAACTCTTCCGCACCCTGGGCACCTACCACTTCGTCAAAGGCAAATCAGGCTGGGTGAAAATCTCCAACGCAGGCACCGACGGCAAATACGTCATCGCCGACGCAGTTCAGTTCATCTATGTCGGCGAATAA
- a CDS encoding SUMF1/EgtB/PvdO family nonheme iron enzyme, with protein MQTASLYKLWFLLLMLGILTVPAPVLLAEESKAPGKPDRFPFPIKVDVKAGKTEGLPNRVQNPASGMWYALVPAGTYMIGSDQVWDSKEIQVQMSSYYISETCVTRSQLGPELWKHMQQADWHDEKIDSQVRQFPEELQVKFRLLEFMMTYEDERGIWRGMLELNPDLARDFDAAYAEFLKSVINDENPESEKEQTLEEGLQSIRLSPRQKQTITRVQETVSAHLKDPQRGQAPYDHASNDNAVTYAEWKGVDLPTEAQWEIAARLASANKLTVHHMVGNHWEYCSDFYAYDYFQRENDFKDPTGPRKAKWSRDQLEREKKAELPSSFGFFNWLLRVSVKIIVLRGGSLSGREYYPSKIQSPVDSEKPHRIRLVINPRQK; from the coding sequence ATGCAAACCGCTTCGCTCTACAAGCTGTGGTTTCTCCTGCTGATGCTTGGCATCCTCACGGTGCCGGCTCCAGTCCTCCTGGCAGAGGAATCAAAGGCTCCCGGGAAACCCGACCGCTTTCCGTTTCCGATCAAAGTCGACGTGAAAGCAGGCAAAACAGAGGGCTTACCAAATCGAGTACAGAATCCCGCATCCGGAATGTGGTATGCACTGGTTCCCGCAGGCACCTACATGATCGGCTCAGATCAGGTTTGGGATTCCAAAGAAATCCAGGTGCAAATGAGCTCTTATTATATCTCTGAAACGTGCGTGACCCGCTCCCAGCTTGGGCCGGAATTGTGGAAACACATGCAGCAGGCAGATTGGCATGATGAAAAGATAGATAGTCAGGTCCGCCAGTTTCCCGAAGAACTACAGGTCAAATTTCGGTTACTGGAATTTATGATGACTTACGAGGATGAGCGCGGCATATGGAGAGGAATGCTGGAATTAAATCCAGATTTAGCAAGAGACTTTGATGCAGCCTATGCAGAGTTTTTGAAAAGTGTGATCAACGATGAGAACCCCGAATCAGAAAAAGAGCAAACGCTGGAAGAAGGGCTTCAGAGTATCAGGCTCTCACCCAGGCAGAAACAGACCATCACCAGGGTGCAGGAAACTGTTTCAGCGCATCTGAAGGATCCGCAACGAGGGCAGGCTCCCTATGATCATGCTTCAAACGACAATGCAGTCACTTATGCTGAGTGGAAAGGAGTCGATCTGCCCACGGAAGCACAATGGGAAATTGCTGCGCGACTCGCGTCAGCCAACAAACTGACAGTTCATCACATGGTAGGCAATCACTGGGAATATTGCTCCGATTTTTATGCTTACGATTACTTCCAACGCGAGAATGACTTCAAAGATCCAACAGGTCCCCGTAAAGCCAAATGGAGCAGGGATCAACTGGAGCGGGAAAAGAAAGCAGAGCTTCCCTCCAGTTTTGGGTTTTTTAACTGGTTGCTGCGGGTATCAGTGAAAATTATCGTCCTCCGCGGAGGTAGTCTCTCCGGACGTGAGTACTATCCATCAAAGATCCAGAGTCCAGTAGATTCAGAAAAGCCTCACCGAATCAGGCTCGTCATCAATCCTCGCCAGAAATAA
- a CDS encoding polyprenyl synthetase family protein codes for MSIAPLDQESSEDKRVPAHDQAEGRASEDPKPVKRKRRSTSHLKAVPETLALREEMKAEAEKYVQRLDCSNPFTKAMLEDWSRELLAEMEQPEKFLGFMMVLIGNFFWKRQFLAIPFERRLLLLPHCLKHAEGCPAEYDEFGLDCEKCGACSIADYKVKAEKLGYKVLVAEGSPVVLKIIVGGYVDGILGVACLNVLEKSIDKVLIAGVPSYAVPLHSGDCKNTKMDEPWIWEVLEKYEPLEQPLTRSYLPTMRAANSLFEEHFDEILPPLRTKTEAAARTPLGKTEAIAYEWLKHGGKRFRPFITLAAYDALIKAQQDEAADSSQTYPLGVQKAAMAIEVFHKASLIHDDIEDDDQYRYGQETLHRQHGTGMAINIGDYLIGIGYRLLNEARADIGAEAAADLVEKMAAAHLKLCEGQGAEMAWQESETFELSPLDALQIYALKTSPAFEAALYAGVRMTGSAGEYEELISSFSRQIGVGFQILNDLKDWRGDDNNKLISGQDALAMRPTLLLALALQAGDDQQNAELKEILNGGGPSDYARINRLRKIYEACDVFTKAEVLVDKSRDRAEELAESVQNEDLKQLLKFFCETVLAEETPEVKPDLPVLMPQPIA; via the coding sequence GTGTCCATTGCGCCTTTAGACCAGGAAAGTTCCGAAGACAAACGCGTCCCCGCTCACGATCAAGCTGAGGGCCGTGCTTCCGAAGATCCCAAACCGGTCAAAAGAAAACGCCGCAGTACCAGCCATCTCAAGGCGGTGCCGGAAACCCTTGCGCTGCGCGAAGAGATGAAAGCAGAAGCCGAGAAGTACGTGCAACGTCTCGACTGCTCCAATCCCTTCACCAAAGCGATGCTGGAAGACTGGTCGCGCGAACTGCTGGCGGAAATGGAACAGCCCGAAAAATTCCTCGGCTTCATGATGGTGCTGATCGGCAACTTCTTCTGGAAACGCCAGTTCCTCGCGATTCCCTTCGAACGCCGCCTGCTCCTCCTGCCGCACTGCCTGAAACACGCCGAAGGCTGTCCCGCGGAATACGATGAGTTCGGCCTCGACTGCGAAAAATGTGGCGCCTGCTCTATCGCTGACTACAAAGTCAAAGCCGAAAAGCTGGGCTACAAGGTGCTCGTCGCCGAAGGTTCCCCCGTGGTCCTCAAGATTATCGTCGGCGGTTACGTGGACGGCATCCTCGGGGTGGCCTGTCTCAACGTGCTGGAAAAGTCGATCGACAAAGTCCTCATCGCCGGCGTACCTTCTTACGCTGTCCCCCTGCATTCAGGCGACTGTAAAAACACCAAGATGGACGAGCCCTGGATCTGGGAAGTCCTCGAGAAATATGAACCACTCGAACAGCCGCTGACCCGCAGCTATCTGCCCACCATGCGGGCCGCCAACTCGCTGTTCGAAGAACACTTCGACGAAATTCTGCCGCCGCTCCGTACGAAAACCGAAGCCGCCGCCCGCACCCCGCTGGGCAAGACCGAAGCTATCGCTTACGAATGGCTCAAGCATGGCGGCAAACGCTTCCGGCCCTTCATCACCCTGGCTGCCTACGATGCTCTGATCAAGGCACAACAGGACGAGGCAGCAGACAGCAGTCAGACTTATCCGCTGGGCGTGCAGAAAGCCGCGATGGCCATCGAGGTCTTCCACAAAGCGTCACTGATTCACGACGACATCGAAGACGATGACCAGTACCGTTACGGTCAGGAAACCCTGCACCGTCAGCACGGCACCGGCATGGCCATCAACATCGGCGACTACCTGATCGGCATCGGTTACCGGCTGCTCAACGAAGCCCGGGCCGACATCGGTGCTGAAGCCGCTGCAGATCTGGTCGAAAAAATGGCCGCCGCACATCTCAAGCTCTGTGAAGGGCAGGGGGCTGAAATGGCCTGGCAGGAAAGCGAGACCTTCGAACTCTCCCCGCTGGATGCCTTACAGATCTACGCTCTCAAAACGTCCCCCGCATTCGAAGCCGCCCTCTATGCCGGCGTGCGGATGACCGGCTCCGCTGGCGAGTACGAAGAACTGATCTCTTCCTTCTCACGTCAGATCGGCGTCGGCTTCCAGATTCTGAACGACCTCAAAGACTGGCGCGGCGATGACAACAACAAGCTCATCTCCGGTCAGGACGCCCTGGCGATGCGGCCCACACTGTTACTCGCCCTGGCCCTGCAGGCCGGCGACGATCAGCAGAATGCCGAACTCAAAGAGATTCTCAACGGCGGCGGTCCTTCGGACTACGCACGCATCAACCGGCTACGGAAAATCTACGAAGCCTGCGATGTCTTCACGAAAGCCGAAGTCCTGGTCGACAAGTCACGCGACCGGGCCGAAGAACTGGCCGAGAGTGTCCAGAACGAAGACCTGAAACAGCTGTTGAAATTCTTCTGCGAAACAGTACTGGCCGAAGAAACCCCCGAGGTCAAACCCGATCTCCCGGTTCTGATGCCACAACCAATCGCCTAG
- a CDS encoding Gfo/Idh/MocA family protein translates to MSQMSRRHFLKKSVYSGLFMGLTAKSYRSTFAAVPPSERVRIGMIGVGNQGGPRNNMKYFLNNIEALCDLDQNYLAEADAFLKKNANKSAVKTDDYRRLLDSKDIDAVVVTVPDQWHAKMTVEACRAGKDVYCEKPLTLVVDEGPVMIDAARKHNRVVQTGTMQRSGKEFKLAVDLVQSGLLGKIHTVNVTLPGPNWIARAGKPVPDSAPPQGFDFDRWLGPAPERPYNKNRVHYLFRFFWDYSGGQQTNFGAHHLDIAQWGLGMDESGPVSAEGSATFNPDGWYETPDTTNIKYTYDNGVVMNCRQVPGTPSKKQGTEFVGEKGSLFVYRGGIIANPPALLKEVDVPKIVNRDANIAHVNNFIECIKTREKPAADISIGHRSATVCHLGNIAVRTGKKIQWDPKQETIVGDADAAKWLSKEYRKPYELV, encoded by the coding sequence ATGTCGCAAATGTCACGTCGTCACTTTCTGAAAAAATCGGTTTACAGCGGTCTCTTCATGGGCCTGACTGCCAAGAGCTATCGTTCTACTTTCGCGGCAGTTCCCCCCAGCGAACGTGTGCGGATTGGCATGATCGGCGTTGGTAACCAGGGTGGCCCGCGGAACAACATGAAGTACTTCCTCAACAACATCGAAGCCCTGTGTGACCTGGATCAGAACTACCTCGCCGAAGCAGACGCCTTCCTGAAGAAGAACGCCAACAAGTCGGCCGTGAAGACAGACGATTATCGGCGACTGCTCGATTCCAAAGACATTGACGCTGTTGTTGTGACCGTGCCTGACCAGTGGCACGCCAAGATGACGGTCGAAGCCTGCCGTGCCGGCAAAGACGTCTACTGTGAAAAACCGCTGACACTCGTGGTTGATGAAGGTCCCGTGATGATTGACGCGGCACGGAAACACAACCGAGTCGTCCAGACCGGAACCATGCAGCGCAGCGGCAAGGAATTCAAACTGGCCGTCGATCTGGTGCAGTCGGGTCTCCTGGGTAAGATTCACACCGTGAACGTCACCCTGCCCGGTCCCAACTGGATCGCACGGGCCGGCAAGCCGGTTCCCGACAGTGCACCGCCACAGGGATTTGACTTTGACCGCTGGCTGGGGCCGGCACCAGAGCGTCCTTACAACAAAAACCGGGTGCACTACCTGTTCCGTTTCTTCTGGGATTACAGTGGCGGCCAGCAGACCAACTTTGGTGCCCACCACCTGGATATCGCACAGTGGGGACTGGGGATGGATGAAAGCGGCCCCGTGAGTGCAGAAGGATCGGCGACTTTCAATCCCGATGGCTGGTACGAAACTCCCGATACTACCAACATCAAATACACGTATGACAATGGTGTCGTCATGAACTGTCGCCAGGTTCCCGGCACCCCGAGTAAAAAACAGGGAACCGAGTTCGTGGGCGAAAAGGGAAGCCTCTTCGTCTATCGTGGCGGCATCATTGCGAATCCACCTGCGCTGTTAAAAGAAGTCGATGTGCCTAAGATTGTGAACCGTGATGCGAACATCGCGCACGTCAACAATTTTATTGAGTGCATCAAGACCCGCGAAAAACCGGCTGCTGACATCAGCATCGGACATCGTTCCGCCACAGTCTGTCACCTCGGCAATATCGCCGTGCGGACCGGTAAGAAGATCCAGTGGGATCCAAAACAGGAAACTATCGTAGGCGATGCTGACGCCGCCAAATGGCTTTCGAAGGAATACCGTAAACCTTACGAACTGGTGTAA
- a CDS encoding prenyltransferase/squalene oxidase repeat-containing protein, which produces MSETISYQRVQAASQRVRDYLLSARNAAGHWEGELSTSALSTATAIMALEMIRRQRPADDDSLNVYIEQGIRWLSRHQNPDGGWGDTVKSFSNISTTMLCHAAFHATKNTEHYVSHVVNARQYIDRVGGVKAVVERYGKDKTFSVPILTHCALAGLVKWKTIPALPFELSCLPHRFYKTVKLPVVSYALPALIAIGQVRHHFCKPRNPILRLIRKLSVKRSLKKLIEIQPENGGFLEAAPLTSFVTMSLAGMGLVDHPVVQKGLAFLLDSVRPDGSWPIDTNLATWTTTLSVNALEGTLSEFEKTPIREWLIQQQYTELHPYTAAEPGGWAWTDLPGGVPDADDTPGAILALLNLQTDDAEEASPELRTSLRNGVNWLLDLQNSNGGWPTFCRGWGTLPFDQSAADISAHVLRALDAWLKTDATAEESTLRTRSTQAIERGYKYLAAQQRPDGSWLPLWFGNQHVDDDENPVYGTARVLAAYADEERRAMPQAEQAIQFMQSVQNSDGGWGGAEGAPSSVEETALAVDALLSVGLSLENPCLQQGLGWLLDRVEAGTYTETTPIGFYFAKLWYFEQLYPVIFSVSALQRAETVFKKCPDEKFRLSLEGADSPIMSVKEK; this is translated from the coding sequence CCATCATGGCCCTTGAGATGATCCGTCGACAACGCCCCGCCGACGATGATTCGCTCAACGTTTACATCGAACAGGGCATCCGCTGGCTGTCCCGGCACCAGAACCCCGATGGCGGCTGGGGTGACACCGTCAAGAGCTTCAGCAATATCTCCACCACGATGCTCTGTCATGCCGCCTTTCATGCGACGAAAAATACAGAGCACTATGTCTCCCACGTTGTCAACGCCCGTCAATACATCGACCGGGTGGGAGGCGTTAAAGCCGTCGTGGAACGCTACGGCAAAGACAAAACGTTTTCCGTGCCGATCCTCACACACTGCGCCCTGGCCGGACTCGTCAAATGGAAAACCATTCCCGCGCTTCCGTTTGAACTCTCCTGTCTGCCGCATCGCTTTTACAAAACCGTCAAGCTTCCCGTGGTCAGCTACGCTCTGCCCGCACTGATCGCCATCGGTCAGGTCAGGCACCACTTCTGTAAGCCCCGCAATCCGATTCTGCGGCTGATCCGTAAGCTGTCTGTTAAACGCAGTCTGAAAAAACTGATCGAAATTCAACCCGAAAACGGCGGCTTCCTCGAAGCTGCCCCGCTGACCAGTTTCGTCACCATGAGTCTGGCCGGCATGGGACTCGTCGATCATCCGGTCGTACAGAAAGGACTCGCGTTCCTGCTCGACTCCGTACGCCCCGACGGCAGCTGGCCCATCGACACCAACCTCGCCACCTGGACGACGACGCTATCCGTCAACGCCCTGGAAGGCACGCTGTCGGAATTCGAAAAAACGCCGATTCGCGAATGGCTGATTCAACAGCAATACACCGAACTTCATCCCTACACTGCAGCCGAACCCGGAGGCTGGGCCTGGACCGATCTGCCCGGCGGCGTACCCGATGCCGACGATACCCCCGGCGCTATCCTCGCTCTGTTGAACCTGCAGACAGACGATGCCGAAGAGGCCTCACCCGAATTGCGGACCTCTCTGCGGAACGGCGTCAACTGGCTGCTCGATCTGCAGAACTCCAACGGCGGCTGGCCTACTTTCTGTCGCGGCTGGGGGACGCTCCCCTTCGATCAAAGTGCTGCAGACATCTCGGCACACGTTCTGCGGGCGCTGGATGCCTGGCTCAAAACGGATGCAACAGCCGAAGAGAGCACTCTACGCACTCGGTCAACCCAGGCCATCGAACGCGGCTATAAATACCTCGCCGCCCAACAGAGGCCCGACGGTTCCTGGCTACCCCTCTGGTTCGGGAATCAGCATGTCGATGATGACGAGAACCCGGTCTACGGGACGGCACGCGTGCTGGCTGCCTATGCAGACGAAGAACGTCGTGCAATGCCCCAGGCGGAACAGGCCATCCAGTTTATGCAAAGCGTACAGAATTCCGATGGTGGCTGGGGCGGCGCGGAAGGCGCACCGTCCAGCGTGGAAGAGACAGCGCTCGCCGTCGATGCTCTGCTGTCCGTGGGACTTTCGCTGGAGAATCCCTGCCTGCAACAGGGGCTGGGCTGGCTGCTCGATCGCGTCGAAGCAGGCACCTATACAGAGACCACACCCATCGGGTTTTACTTTGCCAAACTCTGGTATTTCGAACAACTTTATCCAGTTATCTTCTCTGTTTCTGCCTTACAAAGGGCGGAAACGGTTTTTAAAAAATGTCCGGATGAGAAATTTAGATTGTCGCTTGAAGGAGCAGATTCCCCTATAATGTCCGTAAAGGAAAAATAG